A single window of Jiangella alkaliphila DNA harbors:
- a CDS encoding vWA domain-containing protein, giving the protein MGRLAAALAAAAAVVAAITVVAPVQAAAESVDPGSRMMLVLDSSGSMAEATPSGGTRIDAAKDALREVIGGLPEDQEVGLRVYGAEVFSQNDPGACTDSQLIVEPGTGNRDQLTSALDGYEPYGETPIGYALQEAGKDLGTEGPRTIVLVSDGEPTCAPDPCTVATELAGDGVDVRIDVVGLDVDQTARDKLRCIAENGHGTYYDAEDADDLVRSLDVSTTRASRPFDLTGTPVQGTATPDDAPTITTGQYLDTMPLNDGLWYRVERTPPNSTIHVGVAHQSDDIGNSGSWAWIRLYVNPDEAECASASTFPLGNLGYTAANTWSPDPEGECNTADVIYVHVDDSGPQPFTGEPVEIAVYEEPPLADPSGRDLVAAPEQPAWTPLDVEDPVADVVPGTSISNSPVVSDGTYAFDINAGETQVVAIPLDWGQNVQVQLDGIVPDETSLGVGPTIQISGPVREAGSVDFYGSAPDDWTDLLWGTIAGGSPFRVGAQSLTLGYLNRTEISNDASIPGLRYVQVSYPDAGDPMEYTLTLKTNGTAGEGAPEYADVDGLTPPGADSALVDGSGGGSAEDEPSDDATPGDEETEDQALTGDGSGGDASGLPWMPIGLGAAGLLALGGAGWLARRNRATSDGSE; this is encoded by the coding sequence ATGGGACGTCTTGCCGCCGCCCTCGCGGCCGCCGCTGCGGTCGTCGCCGCGATCACCGTCGTCGCGCCCGTCCAGGCCGCCGCGGAGTCGGTCGATCCGGGCAGCCGGATGATGTTGGTGCTGGACTCGTCCGGGTCGATGGCCGAGGCGACGCCGTCTGGCGGGACCCGCATCGATGCAGCCAAGGACGCGTTGCGCGAGGTCATCGGCGGGCTGCCGGAGGACCAGGAGGTCGGCCTGCGGGTCTATGGCGCGGAGGTGTTCTCGCAGAACGACCCCGGCGCGTGCACCGACTCGCAGTTGATCGTCGAGCCCGGCACCGGCAACCGCGACCAGCTCACGTCGGCGTTGGACGGGTACGAGCCCTACGGCGAGACCCCGATCGGGTACGCGTTGCAGGAGGCCGGCAAGGACCTCGGCACCGAAGGACCGCGCACCATCGTGCTCGTCTCCGACGGCGAGCCCACCTGCGCACCCGACCCGTGCACGGTCGCCACCGAACTGGCCGGCGACGGCGTCGACGTGCGCATCGACGTCGTCGGCCTCGACGTCGACCAGACCGCCCGGGACAAGCTGCGCTGCATCGCCGAGAACGGCCACGGCACCTACTACGACGCCGAGGACGCCGACGACCTCGTCCGCTCCCTCGACGTCTCCACCACCCGCGCCTCCCGCCCGTTCGACCTCACCGGCACCCCCGTCCAAGGCACCGCCACACCCGACGACGCGCCCACCATCACCACCGGCCAGTACCTCGACACGATGCCTCTCAACGACGGCCTCTGGTACCGGGTCGAACGGACGCCTCCGAACAGCACCATCCACGTCGGCGTCGCCCACCAGTCCGACGACATCGGGAACTCCGGCTCCTGGGCATGGATCAGGCTCTACGTGAACCCCGATGAAGCCGAGTGCGCGAGCGCCAGCACGTTCCCGCTCGGCAACCTCGGCTACACCGCGGCCAATACCTGGAGCCCGGACCCGGAGGGTGAGTGCAACACCGCCGACGTCATCTACGTCCACGTCGACGACTCCGGCCCGCAGCCGTTCACCGGGGAGCCGGTCGAGATCGCCGTCTACGAGGAACCGCCGCTGGCCGACCCCTCCGGCCGTGACCTGGTGGCCGCTCCCGAGCAGCCCGCCTGGACGCCCCTGGACGTCGAGGACCCGGTCGCCGACGTCGTGCCCGGAACGTCGATCTCCAACTCCCCGGTGGTGTCCGACGGCACCTACGCCTTCGACATCAACGCAGGTGAGACGCAGGTGGTCGCGATCCCGCTCGACTGGGGCCAGAACGTCCAGGTGCAGCTCGACGGCATCGTGCCCGACGAGACGAGCCTGGGCGTCGGACCCACCATCCAGATCTCCGGGCCTGTGCGCGAGGCGGGCTCGGTCGACTTCTACGGCAGCGCACCCGATGACTGGACCGACCTGTTGTGGGGCACGATCGCGGGCGGATCGCCCTTCCGCGTTGGGGCCCAGTCGCTCACCCTCGGCTACCTGAACCGGACCGAGATCAGCAATGACGCGAGCATCCCCGGCTTGCGGTACGTCCAGGTGTCCTACCCCGACGCCGGCGACCCGATGGAGTACACCCTGACGCTGAAGACCAACGGCACGGCCGGCGAAGGCGCTCCCGAGTACGCCGACGTCGACGGGCTCACTCCCCCGGGCGCCGACTCGGCGCTGGTGGACGGGTCCGGCGGCGGCTCCGCAGAGGACGAGCCCAGCGACGACGCCACGCCGGGCGACGAGGAGACCGAGGACCAGGCGCTCACCGGCGACGGTTCGGGCGGTGACGCCTCCGGCCTGCCGTGGATGCCGATCGGGCTCGGCGCCGCCGGGCTACTGGCGCTGGGTGGCGCGGGCTGGCTGGCCCGCCGCAACCGGGCGACCTCAGATGGGAGCGAGTGA
- a CDS encoding vWA domain-containing protein: MIRLATAVATAAAVVAVTVLPSEAAEESLDPGSRMMLVLDSSGSMAEATPSGGTRIDAAKDALREVIGGLPEDQEVGLRVYGAEVFSQNDPGACTDSQLIVEPGTGNRDQLTSALDGYEPYGETPIGNALQEAGKDLGTEGPRTIVLVSDGEPTCEPDPCTVATELAGAGVDVRIDVVGLDVDQTARDKLRCIAENGHGTYYDAEDADDLVRSLDVSTTRASRPFDLTGTLVQGTATPDDAPTITTGQYLDTFPAEGGLWYRVERTAPNSTIHVGVTHRSIAFGSMGDWVSVSTHHPGDDPGSLGLCSEGSSFPLGTLGYTSATSWVENADNPCNTADVLYVEVAPLKGDLSAEPVEIVVYEEPPLADPSGGDLFPRPQEPAWTPIEPGEAVTDVVPGTSLSNAPVVSDGTYAFDINLGETQVVAIPLDWGQNLQAQFDSALPTGEGLATHGPTVQISGPVRDYAMVDFLAREPENWTGGVWGAFPEGTTSYAIGAQSQTVGYLNRNGGAGASIPGLRYVQVSFDTSGDPLPYTLTLKTNGTAGEGAPEYADVDGLPPPSADSALIDGSGGGSGDSGDQPSGDATPGDEPSSGDEATQNQALTSEDDGSGLPWLPVGLGAAGLLALGGAGWLVRRNRATPTP, encoded by the coding sequence ATGATCCGCCTTGCCACCGCAGTAGCGACCGCCGCAGCGGTCGTCGCCGTCACTGTGTTGCCGTCGGAGGCCGCGGAGGAGTCGCTTGATCCGGGTAGCCGGATGATGTTGGTGCTGGACTCGTCCGGGTCGATGGCCGAGGCGACGCCGTCCGGCGGGACCCGGATCGACGCGGCCAAGGACGCGTTGCGCGAGGTGATCGGAGGGTTGCCGGAGGACCAGGAGGTCGGCCTGCGGGTCTACGGGGCGGAGGTGTTCTCGCAGAACGACCCCGGTGCGTGCACCGACTCGCAGTTGATCGTCGAGCCCGGCACCGGCAACCGCGACCAGCTCACCTCCGCCCTCGACGGGTACGAGCCCTACGGCGAGACCCCGATCGGCAATGCGCTGCAGGAGGCCGGCAAGGACCTCGGCACCGAAGGACCGCGCACCATCGTGCTCGTCTCCGACGGCGAGCCCACCTGCGAGCCCGACCCGTGCACGGTCGCCACCGAACTGGCCGGCGCCGGCGTCGACGTGCGCATCGACGTCGTCGGCCTCGACGTCGACCAGACCGCCCGGGACAAGCTGCGCTGCATCGCCGAGAACGGCCACGGCACCTACTACGACGCCGAGGACGCCGACGACCTCGTCCGCTCCCTCGACGTCTCCACCACCCGCGCGTCGCGCCCGTTCGACCTCACCGGCACCCTCGTCCAGGGCACCGCCACACCCGACGACGCGCCCACCATCACCACCGGCCAGTACCTCGACACCTTCCCGGCGGAGGGCGGGCTCTGGTACCGGGTCGAACGGACGGCTCCGAACAGCACCATCCACGTCGGCGTCACCCACCGGAGCATCGCCTTCGGCAGCATGGGCGACTGGGTCAGCGTGAGCACCCATCACCCTGGCGACGATCCCGGCTCATTGGGCCTGTGCAGCGAGGGCTCGTCGTTCCCGTTGGGCACGCTCGGCTACACGTCGGCGACGAGCTGGGTCGAGAACGCGGACAACCCCTGCAACACCGCCGACGTCCTCTACGTCGAGGTCGCGCCGCTGAAGGGCGACCTGTCCGCCGAGCCGGTCGAGATCGTCGTCTACGAGGAGCCGCCGCTGGCCGACCCGTCCGGCGGCGACCTCTTCCCCCGGCCCCAGGAGCCGGCCTGGACTCCGATCGAGCCGGGCGAAGCCGTGACCGACGTGGTGCCAGGCACGTCCCTCTCCAACGCGCCGGTGGTGTCCGACGGCACCTACGCCTTCGACATCAACCTGGGCGAGACGCAGGTGGTCGCGATTCCGCTCGACTGGGGCCAGAACCTGCAGGCGCAGTTCGACAGCGCGCTGCCGACCGGCGAGGGCCTGGCCACCCACGGACCCACGGTCCAGATCTCCGGCCCGGTCCGGGACTACGCCATGGTGGACTTCCTCGCCAGAGAGCCCGAGAACTGGACGGGCGGAGTGTGGGGCGCGTTCCCCGAAGGCACGACGTCCTACGCCATCGGCGCCCAGTCCCAGACCGTCGGCTACCTCAACCGCAACGGCGGCGCCGGTGCGAGCATCCCCGGACTGCGCTACGTCCAGGTCTCCTTCGACACGTCGGGCGACCCGTTGCCGTACACCCTGACCCTCAAGACCAACGGCACGGCCGGCGAAGGCGCACCGGAGTACGCCGACGTCGACGGCCTCCCTCCCCCGTCGGCGGACTCGGCGCTGATCGACGGGTCCGGCGGCGGCTCCGGCGACTCGGGTGACCAGCCGAGCGGGGACGCCACGCCGGGCGACGAGCCGAGCTCCGGTGACGAGGCGACCCAGAACCAGGCCCTGACCAGCGAGGACGACGGGTCCGGCCTGCCGTGGTTGCCGGTCGGGCTGGGCGCCGCCGGGCTGCTGGCGCTGGGTGGAGCGGGCTGGCTGGTGCGCCGGAACCGGGCTACGCCAACGCCGTGA